In the genome of Prevotella sp. HUN102, one region contains:
- a CDS encoding HU family DNA-binding protein, which produces MNNKEFIAALAAKAGYSQEDTQKLVKTTLAAMADNFEAGEPVQVSGFGTFEVKKRLERVMVNPSTGLRMLVPPKLVLNFKPTASIKEKLKKGGNE; this is translated from the coding sequence ATGAATAACAAGGAATTCATTGCCGCATTGGCTGCAAAGGCGGGATATTCGCAAGAAGACACGCAGAAACTTGTGAAGACAACCCTTGCTGCTATGGCCGACAACTTTGAGGCTGGAGAACCAGTACAAGTGAGTGGTTTTGGCACTTTTGAAGTGAAGAAACGATTGGAGCGAGTGATGGTAAATCCGTCAACGGGGCTTAGAATGCTGGTACCGCCGAAGTTGGTGCTCAATTTCAAGCCTACGGCTTCTATCAAGGAAAAGCTGAAGAAAGGAGGAAATGAGTAA
- a CDS encoding outer membrane beta-barrel family protein → MEKLKNSLHSFLIMKKYSVLLLFAALILLPVASKAQTINGRIIDELSQPIPFANIVLLSLNDSAFVQGTVSNDDGTFSIETDRQEGILKISSVGYKTIYTDARQGDIGVFQMQPETFTLNGVTVKAERPQFKMSDDGMVVSVQNSLLRQAGTADEVLSQIPRVSGSNGNFNVFGKGRPLIYINNRRITNASELSQLKSSDIKNVELITNPGAQYGGTVQAVIKIKTIPQRGDGWSFSSYSFANFSRKFSPMESLNLKYRHNNLELFGNFRIHSLHNRQYAEFEQTMQGKHLIRETGKDTIFNNGDKQLRGQIGLNYDISKNHSFGMVYGIAKSLHDVVNASSFLDFAIDKTLQEQIQMKSAYTSYHTPDHEFDTYYTGQMGKLSIDFNGTYFYSKQTRTQSNEDYSSISGMQIIDVNNVTVNKMLAGKLILTYPILKGKLNFGSEYIDARSEGSNINIQHIFDNANTQIKERNLAGFFDYSIPFGDFRVRAGLRYERVVSDYFSNGVWQNEPSRKYSDWFPNLSILWSKGKWQAQLGYNAKTARPSYRNLSSWMQYDNRYEYQGGNPFLQPAKIHSIDLTVTRNWLTFTAGYKNTKDLVAYVIRPYNEDIFIKTYANINRIQNLYASVSASPKFGIYQPVYEASVLKQFFKDDSFGDGVSLGRPLLSFRMRNRFAIRRDFTVSVNLSYLSSYANTISVYKESGAIDLNIYKSFFKNKLICNLWVRDLLNTQKRRYTMYGLNSIFTTNQDMDTRCFSIGIQYNFNTTRNKYKGTGAGNDEKGRL, encoded by the coding sequence ATGGAAAAACTCAAAAACTCATTACACTCATTCTTGATTATGAAAAAGTATTCCGTTTTATTGTTGTTTGCAGCCTTAATACTGCTTCCTGTCGCTTCCAAAGCACAGACTATCAACGGACGCATCATTGACGAACTATCACAACCGATACCATTCGCCAACATTGTACTGCTAAGCCTGAATGATTCTGCCTTTGTTCAAGGAACAGTATCGAATGACGACGGAACTTTCTCCATCGAAACAGACAGGCAAGAAGGCATACTGAAAATATCAAGCGTTGGCTACAAGACGATTTATACAGATGCACGACAGGGAGACATCGGAGTTTTTCAGATGCAGCCCGAAACATTTACGCTCAATGGTGTAACGGTAAAAGCAGAACGGCCGCAATTCAAAATGTCTGACGACGGAATGGTTGTCAGCGTACAGAACTCCTTGTTGCGCCAAGCCGGCACTGCCGATGAAGTCTTGTCGCAGATTCCAAGAGTATCGGGAAGCAATGGCAATTTCAACGTGTTCGGAAAGGGCAGACCGCTCATTTACATTAACAACCGTAGAATAACCAACGCTTCGGAACTCTCACAACTGAAATCTTCCGATATCAAGAATGTGGAACTGATAACCAATCCCGGAGCACAATACGGCGGAACGGTTCAGGCAGTCATTAAAATCAAGACCATACCACAACGTGGCGACGGATGGAGTTTCTCATCGTACAGTTTTGCCAACTTTTCCCGAAAATTCAGCCCTATGGAGTCTCTAAACCTAAAGTACAGGCACAATAATCTGGAATTGTTCGGCAATTTCAGAATCCACTCTCTGCACAACAGGCAGTACGCTGAATTTGAACAGACTATGCAGGGAAAACATCTGATCAGGGAGACTGGCAAGGATACCATCTTCAATAATGGAGACAAGCAGTTGAGAGGACAAATAGGACTCAATTACGACATCAGCAAAAACCATTCATTCGGTATGGTCTACGGCATCGCCAAGTCGCTTCACGATGTTGTCAATGCCTCATCATTTCTTGATTTCGCCATCGACAAAACTCTGCAAGAACAAATTCAAATGAAGTCTGCCTATACTTCTTACCATACCCCAGACCACGAATTTGACACCTACTACACAGGACAGATGGGTAAACTTTCCATTGACTTCAATGGCACCTACTTTTACAGCAAGCAGACACGGACACAAAGCAATGAAGATTACAGCAGCATTTCAGGAATGCAGATTATCGACGTGAACAATGTTACTGTAAACAAAATGCTGGCAGGAAAACTCATTCTCACTTATCCCATCCTGAAAGGCAAACTGAATTTCGGTTCCGAATATATCGATGCACGGAGCGAAGGCAGCAATATCAACATTCAACACATTTTTGACAACGCCAACACGCAGATAAAGGAACGGAATTTGGCAGGATTCTTTGATTACAGCATACCATTTGGCGACTTTCGTGTCCGGGCAGGTTTGCGGTACGAACGTGTCGTTTCCGATTATTTTTCCAATGGCGTATGGCAGAACGAACCAAGTCGCAAATACTCTGACTGGTTTCCCAATCTCTCCATACTATGGAGTAAGGGGAAATGGCAAGCCCAGTTAGGATATAATGCAAAGACGGCAAGACCTTCTTACCGCAACCTTTCAAGTTGGATGCAGTACGACAACCGATATGAATATCAAGGTGGCAATCCTTTCCTTCAGCCGGCAAAGATACATTCTATCGACCTGACCGTAACCCGGAATTGGCTTACATTCACGGCAGGCTATAAAAACACAAAGGATCTAGTGGCTTATGTGATTCGTCCATACAACGAGGATATATTTATCAAGACCTATGCCAATATCAACCGAATTCAAAATCTGTATGCCTCTGTATCAGCCTCGCCAAAATTCGGAATCTACCAACCTGTGTATGAAGCGAGCGTCCTGAAGCAATTCTTTAAAGACGATTCTTTTGGCGATGGCGTTTCCTTGGGACGTCCGTTACTGTCTTTCCGTATGAGAAACCGTTTTGCCATCCGTCGGGATTTTACCGTCAGCGTAAATCTTTCCTATCTCTCATCGTATGCAAACACAATCAGCGTATATAAGGAGAGTGGTGCTATTGACCTGAACATATACAAGAGTTTCTTCAAAAACAAACTGATTTGCAATCTTTGGGTGCGCGACCTGCTGAATACCCAAAAGAGACGCTATACGATGTATGGGCTGAACAGCATATTTACAACCAATCAAGATATGGACACCCGCTGCTTCAGCATCGGCATCCAGTATAATTTCAATACGACAAGAAACAAGTATAAAGGCACCGGTGCAGGCAATGATGAAAAAGGTCGATTGTAA
- the ftsY gene encoding signal recognition particle-docking protein FtsY produces MGFFGLFNKKKKEVLDKGLETTKQSVFSKLARAVAGKSKVDDEVLDNLEEILITSDVGVETTVKVIERIEERIARDKYVSTSELNGVLREEIANLLTENNSENAEDWDLPADHTPYVILIVGVNGVGKTTTIGKLAYQFKKAGKKVYLGAADTFRAAAVEQIQIWGDRVGVPVIKQQMGSDPASVAFDTLQSAKANGADVVIIDTAGRLHNKVGLMNELKKIKEVMKKVLPEAPDEVMLVLDGSTGQNAFEQAKQFASVTQITSLAITKLDGTAKGGVVIGISDQLKVPVKYIGLGEGMEDLQLFNKEQFVDSLFKGSE; encoded by the coding sequence ATGGGATTTTTCGGACTGTTTAATAAGAAGAAAAAGGAAGTGCTCGACAAAGGTCTTGAGACTACCAAGCAGAGTGTGTTTTCAAAACTTGCACGTGCTGTGGCAGGTAAGTCAAAGGTAGACGACGAGGTGCTCGATAATCTTGAAGAGATACTTATCACTTCCGACGTGGGCGTGGAAACCACCGTGAAGGTGATTGAGCGCATTGAAGAGCGCATTGCCCGCGACAAATATGTTTCTACATCGGAACTCAACGGCGTGCTGAGAGAGGAGATAGCCAATCTTCTTACGGAGAATAATTCGGAGAATGCCGAAGACTGGGATTTGCCTGCTGACCATACGCCTTACGTTATCCTGATTGTGGGTGTGAACGGAGTGGGCAAGACCACCACTATCGGCAAGCTCGCCTATCAGTTCAAGAAAGCCGGAAAGAAGGTTTATCTCGGTGCGGCTGACACTTTCAGGGCTGCCGCCGTGGAACAGATTCAGATTTGGGGCGACAGAGTGGGCGTGCCGGTAATAAAGCAGCAGATGGGCTCCGACCCCGCGAGTGTTGCCTTCGACACGCTTCAGAGTGCAAAGGCGAATGGTGCCGACGTGGTAATCATTGATACGGCTGGTCGTCTGCACAACAAGGTGGGCTTGATGAATGAGCTGAAGAAGATAAAGGAAGTGATGAAGAAGGTATTGCCCGAAGCACCCGACGAAGTGATGTTGGTGCTTGACGGCAGCACGGGGCAGAACGCCTTTGAACAGGCTAAGCAGTTCGCATCCGTAACGCAGATAACCTCCCTCGCCATCACGAAACTGGACGGTACTGCCAAGGGTGGTGTGGTGATCGGAATCAGCGACCAACTCAAAGTGCCGGTAAAATATATCGGACTGGGCGAAGGAATGGAAGACTTGCAGCTCTTCAACAAGGAACAATTCGTAGACAGTCTGTTTAAGGGGAGTGAGTAG
- the rimO gene encoding 30S ribosomal protein S12 methylthiotransferase RimO, producing MKKNQIDIVTLGCSKNLVDSELLMKQFEVNGYDCVHDSKRPQGEIAVINTCGFIETAKEESINTILEFVNRKNNGQLSKLYVMGCLSQRYKEELENEIPEVDKFYGKFNFKQLLTDLGKAEIPSCDGRRRLTTPRHYAYVKIAEGCDRHCAYCAIPLITGKHRSRPMEDILEEVRELAANGVKEVQVIEQELTYYGVDLDGKHHITELISRMADIPGVEWIRLHYAYPNQFPMDLLDVIREKPQVCKYLDVALQHISDNMLTRMRRHVTKEETMDFIRAVREKVPGIHLRTTLLVGFPGETEEDFRELMEFVRWARFERMGAFAYSHEEGTYSAKHYEDDVPEEVKQRRLDELMALQQEISTEIEAEKVGKTLKVIIDRKEGEYYVGRSEFCSPDVDPEVLVKAEKRLRVGNFYNVNITDSDEFDLYGSI from the coding sequence ATGAAGAAAAATCAGATAGACATTGTTACATTGGGCTGTTCTAAGAATCTTGTTGATTCTGAACTGCTTATGAAACAGTTTGAAGTAAACGGCTACGACTGCGTACACGATTCCAAGCGTCCGCAGGGGGAGATTGCCGTAATAAATACCTGCGGTTTCATAGAAACGGCAAAGGAAGAAAGTATCAACACGATACTTGAATTTGTAAACAGGAAAAACAACGGGCAGCTCAGCAAGCTCTACGTAATGGGTTGTCTTTCGCAGCGATACAAGGAAGAACTCGAAAACGAAATACCCGAAGTAGACAAGTTCTACGGCAAGTTCAATTTCAAGCAGCTACTTACGGATCTGGGAAAAGCCGAGATTCCGTCTTGCGACGGCAGACGACGGCTCACAACGCCACGCCATTATGCCTACGTGAAGATTGCCGAAGGCTGCGACCGTCATTGCGCTTACTGTGCCATACCGTTGATTACGGGCAAGCACCGTTCGCGCCCTATGGAGGATATTCTTGAAGAAGTGAGAGAACTGGCAGCCAACGGCGTGAAGGAAGTTCAGGTCATAGAACAGGAACTTACCTATTACGGCGTGGATTTAGACGGCAAGCATCACATCACGGAACTCATTTCACGTATGGCTGACATTCCCGGTGTGGAATGGATTCGCCTGCATTATGCCTATCCCAACCAGTTTCCGATGGATTTGCTGGATGTGATTCGCGAAAAACCACAGGTGTGCAAATATCTGGACGTGGCATTGCAGCACATTTCCGATAATATGCTCACACGTATGCGCCGCCACGTTACTAAGGAGGAAACGATGGATTTCATCCGTGCCGTGCGCGAGAAAGTGCCCGGAATACATCTGCGCACCACGCTGTTGGTGGGATTCCCCGGCGAAACCGAAGAGGATTTCCGTGAGCTGATGGAGTTTGTGCGTTGGGCACGGTTTGAAAGAATGGGTGCTTTTGCTTATTCCCACGAGGAGGGAACGTACAGTGCAAAGCATTATGAAGACGATGTTCCCGAAGAGGTTAAGCAAAGACGCCTCGACGAACTGATGGCTCTGCAACAGGAAATTTCGACGGAGATTGAAGCAGAGAAGGTGGGCAAGACACTGAAGGTAATTATCGACCGAAAGGAAGGGGAATATTATGTGGGACGAAGCGAGTTCTGTTCGCCCGACGTAGATCCGGAAGTGCTCGTGAAAGCCGAGAAACGGCTGCGTGTGGGCAACTTCTACAACGTAAATATCACCGATTCAGACGAGTTTGATCTCTACGGTAGCATTTAA
- a CDS encoding HU family DNA-binding protein codes for MAKTAMQLISEAIAKKHKLTIKEADKFVALIFQVVNEGLKNDKLVKIKGLGTFKVQAVKPRESINVNTGERVLIEGHEKVNFTPDAYIKELVNKPFSEFETVVLKDGVEFDDENPVADAENDAMADAPDAARMEESVTQTAETVQETEPEIVPMIDDTSVKTEETELQSSVRSEEIELQTSVKEKVEEPEKETVVQETETEIATKETEPIAESPVAVSLHSELSETRLAVSDEENAIADVKSEEPVLEIVHKPEAVSLKETPSEPEKILTEMAQPVTPEVRTVEAKAATEPSAEGVSVPKKRNLTPWITLLVACLLVLVIWGVYTLGKHSTADKDKVAQVEEAKGLPKEIKENEKAVTAANTDSVAAEAAPQDEAAQYKALSSNPKIKYGAYDIIGVEKVVVLKKGETMASYSKKTLGPDMVGYFQVLNGVDAMEEGDTMKVPKVEYRPEYR; via the coding sequence ATGGCGAAGACTGCAATGCAACTTATTTCTGAAGCAATCGCAAAGAAACACAAACTCACGATAAAGGAAGCCGACAAGTTTGTTGCGCTGATATTTCAGGTGGTAAACGAGGGTTTGAAGAACGATAAGCTCGTGAAGATTAAGGGGCTCGGCACTTTCAAGGTGCAGGCCGTGAAGCCTCGCGAAAGCATCAACGTGAATACGGGCGAGAGGGTACTCATAGAGGGACACGAGAAAGTGAATTTCACACCTGATGCCTATATAAAGGAACTTGTAAACAAGCCTTTTTCGGAGTTTGAGACGGTGGTTCTGAAAGATGGTGTGGAGTTTGACGATGAGAATCCTGTGGCAGATGCCGAGAACGATGCGATGGCTGATGCACCAGACGCAGCACGAATGGAGGAAAGCGTAACGCAGACTGCTGAAACTGTTCAGGAGACAGAACCTGAAATTGTTCCGATGATAGATGATACTTCCGTGAAAACAGAAGAAACAGAGCTGCAATCTTCTGTAAGAAGTGAAGAAATAGAATTGCAAACTTCCGTGAAAGAAAAGGTTGAAGAGCCTGAAAAAGAGACGGTTGTGCAAGAAACGGAAACTGAAATTGCAACCAAAGAGACAGAACCGATAGCAGAAAGTCCGGTCGCAGTTTCTTTGCATTCGGAACTTTCCGAAACTCGGCTCGCAGTATCAGATGAAGAAAATGCAATTGCAGATGTGAAATCCGAAGAACCTGTCTTGGAAATAGTACACAAGCCCGAAGCCGTTTCTCTGAAAGAAACGCCTTCAGAGCCGGAAAAGATACTTACGGAAATGGCACAGCCGGTTACGCCTGAAGTAAGAACGGTTGAGGCTAAGGCAGCAACTGAACCTTCCGCAGAAGGCGTTTCGGTGCCTAAAAAGCGCAATCTCACGCCTTGGATAACGCTGCTGGTGGCTTGTCTGTTGGTACTTGTCATTTGGGGCGTCTACACCTTGGGCAAGCATTCCACGGCTGATAAGGATAAGGTGGCGCAGGTTGAAGAAGCAAAGGGTTTGCCAAAGGAAATAAAAGAGAATGAAAAAGCCGTAACTGCCGCCAATACCGACAGCGTAGCTGCCGAAGCTGCGCCACAGGATGAAGCTGCGCAATACAAAGCCTTGAGCAGCAATCCAAAGATTAAATATGGTGCTTACGATATTATCGGGGTGGAGAAAGTCGTGGTGCTGAAGAAAGGCGAAACGATGGCATCGTACAGCAAGAAAACGCTCGGTCCTGATATGGTGGGCTATTTTCAGGTACTGAACGGAGTAGACGCTATGGAAGAGGGCGATACGATGAAAGTCCCGAAAGTGGAATACCGTCCGGAATATCGGTAG
- a CDS encoding MoxR family ATPase, translating into MAEAIDIRELNILIEQKSSFVTNLITGMKQVIIGQQHLVDSLLIGLLSNGHILLEGVPGLAKTLAIKTLSELIDAKYNRIQFTPDLLPADVIGTQIYSQKDESFHVKKGPVFANFVLADEINRAPAKVQSALLEAMQEHQVTIGDQTFTLPFPFMVMATQNPVEQEGTYMLPEAQVDRFMLKVIIDYPTLEEEKLVIRENLRESLPQVSAVTTADEILNARKLVNEVYIDEKIEQYIADIVFATRYPERYGLANLKQMITFGGSPRASINLAKAGRAYAFIKRRGYVVPEDVRAVAHDVLRHRIGLSYEAEASSVTSEEIISEIINKVEVP; encoded by the coding sequence ATGGCTGAAGCTATAGATATTCGTGAACTAAACATACTGATTGAACAGAAAAGTTCGTTCGTAACCAACCTTATCACCGGTATGAAACAGGTGATAATCGGTCAGCAGCATCTTGTAGACTCGCTGCTCATTGGCTTGCTCAGCAATGGTCATATCTTGTTGGAAGGTGTTCCGGGGCTGGCAAAGACCTTGGCGATAAAGACGCTTTCTGAACTGATAGACGCCAAATACAACCGCATACAGTTTACGCCCGATCTTTTGCCTGCCGACGTAATCGGTACGCAAATCTATTCGCAGAAAGATGAGAGCTTTCACGTGAAAAAAGGCCCTGTGTTTGCCAATTTCGTGTTGGCAGACGAAATAAACCGTGCCCCTGCCAAGGTGCAGAGTGCTCTGCTCGAAGCAATGCAGGAGCATCAGGTAACAATCGGCGATCAGACGTTTACGCTGCCTTTTCCGTTTATGGTAATGGCTACACAGAACCCTGTGGAACAGGAGGGTACGTATATGTTGCCAGAGGCTCAGGTAGACCGCTTTATGCTGAAAGTAATCATTGATTATCCGACATTGGAAGAAGAAAAACTTGTTATCCGTGAGAATCTGCGCGAGAGTCTGCCGCAGGTTTCTGCCGTAACCACTGCCGATGAGATTCTGAATGCACGCAAGCTGGTAAACGAGGTTTATATCGACGAGAAGATAGAACAGTATATTGCCGATATTGTTTTTGCAACCCGTTACCCGGAACGTTACGGTTTGGCAAATCTCAAGCAAATGATAACTTTCGGAGGCAGTCCCCGTGCAAGTATCAATCTTGCCAAGGCCGGCAGAGCCTATGCGTTTATCAAGCGTCGCGGCTATGTAGTGCCCGAAGACGTGCGCGCCGTTGCGCACGACGTTCTTCGCCATCGCATCGGTCTTTCCTATGAGGCTGAGGCAAGCAGCGTAACGAGCGAGGAGATTATCAGCGAGATTATCAATAAGGTTGAAGTGCCGTAG